A genomic region of Elaeis guineensis isolate ETL-2024a chromosome 9, EG11, whole genome shotgun sequence contains the following coding sequences:
- the LOC105052135 gene encoding LOW QUALITY PROTEIN: NDR1/HIN1-like protein 10 (The sequence of the model RefSeq protein was modified relative to this genomic sequence to represent the inferred CDS: inserted 1 base in 1 codon) gives MAENKEPSLNNSYYGPPIPPPPSHHHSARGRAAPLGWKPYCLLCSIFKAITLILIVLGIIVLILWLIFQPRDLHVYVENAHLVRFDLAQNHSLYYDLALDMSFRNPNKAALYYERVEANAFYDGSRFGYQSLPKFHQPRKSTVVLHPSFQGQNLVLGNSVNETFGREKGEGFFYISIKMYTXVRLKMVVIKSAVYVPEVDCYLRLPVPSNITSVAAGFTRTRCSVDSFS, from the exons ATGGCTGAAAACAAGGAACCATCCTTGAATAACTCCTACTACGGCCCTCCAATCCCTCCCCCTCCATCTCACCATCACAGCGCGCGCGGCCGAGCCGCTCCTTTGGGCTGGAAGCCCTACTGCCTGCTGTGCTCCATATTTAAGGCCATCACTCTCATCCTAATCGTCCTAGGGATCATTGTTCTCATCCTGTGGCTCATCTTCCAGCCCCGTGACCTCCATGTCTACGTCGAGAATGCACACCTCGTCCGCTTCGACCTTGCTCAAAACCACAGCCTCTACTATGACCTCGCCCTCGACATGAGCTTCAGGAACCCCAACAAGGCTGCCTTATACTACGAGCGGGTCGAGGCCAACGCCTTCTATGATGGGTCGAGGTTTGGGTACCAGAGCCTCCCAAAGTTCCACCAGCCCCGCAAGAGCACGGTGGtgctccatccgagcttccaaggCCAGAATTTGGTGCTCGGGAACTCGGTCAATGAAACTTTTGGCAGGGAGAAGGGTGAGGGTTTCTTCTACATCAGTATTAAGATGTACA AGGTTAGGTTGAAGATGGTAGTTATCAAGAGTGCCGTGTATGTGCCGGAGGTGGATTGTTATCTGAGGCTTCCGGTGCCGTCTAATATCACCTCGGTGGCCGCTGGGTTTACAAGGACCAGGTGCAGCGTGGACAGCTTCTCCTGA